The Spinacia oleracea cultivar Varoflay chromosome 2, BTI_SOV_V1, whole genome shotgun sequence DNA segment TTGATAATTGTTGTGATTTCACATACTCTATGATTCTTTACCAAAGAATCAAATACACGATGACACTCTACCAAAACTATACTAAACACGCTTCGACAACTTAGTTTGATTGAAtctaacaacaacaaaaataaaacaaaagggTAAAAAATAGCCAAACCTTCCAGCCGAAGACACCTTAAAATTTGTAAATGCTGGAGAGAAAAGGAGAGAAGAGCACGGTTGTATAGGGTACAGATGTCGCAACAAGAGACGCAAAATTTGTATACTCGTGAAGTCAACCACGGATCATATTCATGTATCACTTTCCCAATTTCAAGCTAGCTACTACTCCAAACTCACCAATTAAGCTCATTTGTAAATAGTAATCCACTAATCTTATTCCTATTGGAAGACTTGgtaaaatacggagtacaaagCTCTCTCTCGTTTATATCTCCATTTCCAACTCCATTACAGATCGATTTGGATAGTTACAGGTACGCATGTTTTCATTTTTGGTAATTTCTCATCTTCTCAATTTTATAAGCGATCGTCATTCAATTTTCATTTTAGAAATTTTCATTTTATGTTCTCCTTATGGAATTGAACTGATCGACTTTCTAGGTTTTTCATCATCAATCCATCCATATAAGTTGTTGATAACTATGATTTCCTAGCAATGATCATAATTATCAAATAGTTTACATATTGTTTGTGAATTATGAATGAATTCAGGGGTTAAGAAAATGGGAGAAACATCAGGAAAATTAGATTTtgatgaagaagaggaggaaAATGAGAATcattcatcaccatcatcagtGAAGTCAGATGCGTCGTCGTTCCTTGTTGAGCTAAACCTGGTTATGATCATTGCTTCCCTTAGTCTGTCTAATAATCAAGAACTTTTAGAATATGAGGATGACGTGGAGGAGTTTACGGTCAAAAAAGATCAACAAGATTATTATAAGGCCTTTGTATCAAAGTTGCACACTCGCAAGCGTGGGTTCGATGACCTTAAAATCCCTGATCGACGATCAGGATTACAATCTAAGGTTCTTGATTCCAGGTATGCAAATATAAGAATTAAGCATGGAATTATAAATATGACTCAAATCGAACTCAATCCAAACGAGTTGTTTGCTTATTGCATGTTTTCTCTTGTTGTGTTCAGGCATGGCCGAAAAATGTGAACAACTTCAAATATGAGTTCATGTTCTCTCTGAAGATGTTTGGCCTGATGTTCTTTATGTAATATTGAGGGGTTTTGCTGACAGATACAGAGAGGATGATGTCCTAAATATGCAGATTCCTGAGTCACAAGTCCTTATTTTCCAAGTTGTCTCGTTTGTAAATGTTTATATGTATGTGAAAaataatactacctccgttcctaaatgttctttacgcttactatttgtACGGTAATTAAGaaattttggtgaacatgtgataaAGGGATAACAAGTGGGAAAAATAAATGGTTGCAAATTGTCCAACAATGCAAGTGGGTAAGTTAAACTTGACttccataataaaatattactccgtacaaCTTATATGTTATGATGTTTCAAATAAGGGTGTAAATGTAAATTTCATACGCAAAAAATGGGATAACGtagagtgtaaagaactttcatgAATGAACTAAACCGGAAAccgtaaagaactttcaagaACGGATGTAGAACATCCTCCTTGCGAAGTACGGAGTA contains these protein-coding regions:
- the LOC110790424 gene encoding uncharacterized protein yields the protein MGETSGKLDFDEEEEENENHSSPSSVKSDASSFLVELNLVMIIASLSLSNNQELLEYEDDVEEFTVKKDQQDYYKAFVSKLHTRKRGFDDLKIPDRRSGLQSKVLDSRHGRKM